GCCGTAAATCCCGGCGTTATTGACCAGAATGTCGGCTTCCGCCGCTGCTTTCAGCAGTGTTTCCACGCCCTGCGCCGAGCCGAGATCGGCAATCGCCGTGCGCAGACGCGCGCCCGGCACCTGCTTCGTTAGCGCCTCTTTCGCCTTATTGACTGACCCTTCGCTGCGTCCGTTCAGGATCACTTCCGCACCGCTCTGGGCCAGACCTTTCGCAATTGCAAAGCCGATCCCGCCCGTTGAGGCGGTGACCAGCGCGACTTTATCGTGCAGCTCAATCTTCATCGTCCGCTCCTTGCCAGTTAGATTTTACAAATAACTAAGGCTAGCACCTGCGCCGCAGAACCGTTGTCAATTGTTGCGCCATTACGCGTGGAGGCTGGCTTATGCCATTCCCGGCATTGCTTTTCCGGTTTTATTCGTTCCCTCGTTTTCAGCGCTCTACCAGAATGGATTGCACAAAATATATTGATTTTTTTTTGCTCATTTCAGGGGACCGACAAACAGATGAATAAATACGGCATATTTTCCCTTCTCCTTGCAATAAGCGGCGTGCAGCAGGCCAGTGCGGCAGAAGAGAGCGTACCCGCGCATCCAACATTTACGATTCAGGCGGATAAAACATTAAACGCGAAATTACCTGCCGATATTGCAAAGCGTGGTTATATTATTGCCGGTACCAATCCAAATACGCCGCCAACCACGTTTTATCAGGAAGATAATAAAACGCTGGCCGGGCGTGAAATCGATATTATGACCGCCGTTGCCGAACGTCTCGGTGTGAAAGTGCAATGGCACGATACCGGCGGTTTCGACAATATTATTCCGGGGCTGAAATCAGGCCGCTACGATGTGGCGCTCGCCAATATTAACGCCACACAAAAACGCCTTGAGCAGGTTGATTTTGTCAGTTATTACGACGCCTCGCGCTTAGGCATTATTTCCCGCCAGGATGCCAATATTCCCGCCTTCACCGAACTCACCCAGGTGTGCGGCAAAGAGATTGGCGCCGGGGCTGGCACCACGCAAATCAACCGCCTGAACGAAGGCAGCAAAGCCTGTGAAGCGCAGGGTAAACCGCCGATTAAAGTCGCCGTCTTCCCGGATCGCCCGGCAGGTGTACAGGCGGTGGTCAGCGGCCGCGTGCCGATGTTCTTTGGCCCTTATGAAGGCCTGACCTGGCAGGTCAGCAAAGTGAAACCGCTGACCATGAGCGGGCAAATCAGCGTTAACGACGCACCGGTTTCTATCGCTTTCCCGAAAGGCTCCGGGCTGGAAGAGGCCGTTCAGGCCGCGCTCAACTCCCTGATCAAAGATGGCTCTTACCAGAAGATCCTCGACCACTGGTCGATCGGTTTTGGCGCGGTAAAAGAGTCCAAACGTAACGAAGAGATTTTCTAATGGCGCACACCACCGCTTCACAATCGCAGGATGAAC
The Kosakonia oryzae genome window above contains:
- a CDS encoding ABC transporter substrate-binding protein, translated to MNKYGIFSLLLAISGVQQASAAEESVPAHPTFTIQADKTLNAKLPADIAKRGYIIAGTNPNTPPTTFYQEDNKTLAGREIDIMTAVAERLGVKVQWHDTGGFDNIIPGLKSGRYDVALANINATQKRLEQVDFVSYYDASRLGIISRQDANIPAFTELTQVCGKEIGAGAGTTQINRLNEGSKACEAQGKPPIKVAVFPDRPAGVQAVVSGRVPMFFGPYEGLTWQVSKVKPLTMSGQISVNDAPVSIAFPKGSGLEEAVQAALNSLIKDGSYQKILDHWSIGFGAVKESKRNEEIF